In Streptomyces qaidamensis, one DNA window encodes the following:
- a CDS encoding AMP-dependent synthetase/ligase yields MREFSLPALYEVPADGNLTDIVRRNASQHPDVAVIARKIGGSWQDVTATAFLAEVHTAAKGLIAAGVQPGDRVGLMSRTRYEWTLLDFAIWSAGAVTVPVYETSSPEQVQWILGDSGATACVVESQAHSAAIESVREKLPALKHVWQIDGGGIDELGRLGQDVTDETVEERGSFAKADDPATIVYTSGTTGRPKGCVLTHRSFFAECGNIVERLRPLFRTGECSVLLFLPLAHVFGRLVQIAPMMAPIKLGTVPDIKDLTDELAAFRPTLILGVPRVFEKVYNSARAKAQADGKGKIFDKAADTAIAYSKALDTPSGPSFGLKIKHKTFDKLVYSKIRAVLGGRGEYAISGGAPLGERLGHFFRGIGFTVLEGYGLTESCAATAFNPWDRQKIGTVGQPLPGSVVRIADDGEVLLHGEHLFKEYWNNPGATAEALADGWFHTGDIGTLDEDGYLRITGRKKEIIVTAGGKNVAPAVIEDRIRAHALVAECMVVGDGRPFVGALITIDEEFLGRWCSDHGKPAGSTAASLSEDPDLLAAIQAAIDDGNAAVSKAESVRKFRILSSQFTEDSGHLTPSLKLKRNVVAKDYAHEVEAIYAK; encoded by the coding sequence TTGCGCGAGTTCAGCCTTCCGGCTTTGTACGAGGTCCCTGCGGACGGAAATCTGACCGACATCGTCCGCAGAAACGCCTCGCAGCACCCGGACGTCGCCGTCATCGCCCGCAAGATCGGCGGCAGCTGGCAGGACGTCACCGCCACCGCCTTCCTCGCCGAGGTGCACACGGCGGCGAAGGGGCTGATCGCCGCCGGGGTCCAGCCGGGCGACCGGGTGGGCCTGATGTCCCGCACCCGTTACGAGTGGACGCTGCTGGACTTCGCGATCTGGAGCGCGGGCGCGGTGACCGTGCCGGTGTACGAGACCAGTTCGCCGGAGCAGGTGCAGTGGATCCTCGGCGACTCGGGCGCGACCGCCTGCGTCGTGGAGTCGCAGGCCCACTCGGCCGCGATCGAGTCGGTGCGCGAAAAGCTGCCGGCGCTCAAGCACGTGTGGCAGATCGACGGCGGCGGCATCGACGAGCTGGGCCGGCTCGGCCAGGACGTCACCGACGAGACGGTCGAGGAGCGCGGCTCGTTCGCCAAGGCCGACGACCCGGCGACGATCGTCTACACCTCCGGCACCACCGGCCGCCCCAAGGGCTGTGTGCTCACCCACCGCAGCTTCTTCGCGGAGTGCGGCAACATCGTGGAGCGACTGCGTCCGCTGTTCCGCACCGGCGAGTGCTCGGTGCTGCTCTTCCTGCCGCTCGCGCACGTCTTCGGCCGGCTGGTGCAGATCGCCCCGATGATGGCGCCGATCAAGCTGGGCACGGTCCCGGACATCAAGGACCTCACCGACGAGCTGGCCGCGTTCCGACCGACGCTGATCCTCGGCGTGCCGCGCGTCTTCGAGAAGGTCTACAACTCGGCGCGCGCCAAGGCCCAGGCCGACGGCAAGGGCAAGATCTTCGACAAGGCCGCCGACACCGCGATCGCCTACAGCAAGGCACTGGACACCCCCTCGGGCCCGTCGTTCGGCCTGAAGATCAAGCACAAGACGTTCGACAAGCTCGTCTACAGCAAGATCCGGGCGGTCCTCGGCGGCCGGGGCGAGTACGCGATCTCCGGCGGCGCCCCGCTCGGTGAGCGCCTCGGGCACTTCTTCCGCGGCATCGGCTTCACGGTCCTGGAGGGCTACGGCCTGACCGAGTCCTGTGCGGCCACCGCCTTCAACCCGTGGGACCGGCAGAAGATCGGCACGGTCGGGCAGCCGCTGCCCGGCTCGGTGGTGCGGATCGCCGACGACGGCGAGGTGCTGCTGCACGGCGAGCATCTGTTCAAGGAGTACTGGAACAACCCGGGCGCGACCGCCGAGGCGCTGGCCGACGGCTGGTTCCACACCGGTGACATCGGGACCCTCGACGAGGACGGCTACCTTCGGATCACCGGCCGCAAGAAGGAGATCATCGTCACCGCGGGCGGCAAGAACGTCGCCCCGGCCGTGATCGAGGACCGCATCCGGGCGCACGCGCTGGTCGCGGAGTGCATGGTGGTGGGCGACGGGCGGCCGTTCGTGGGCGCGCTCATCACCATCGACGAGGAGTTCCTGGGCCGTTGGTGCTCCGACCACGGCAAGCCGGCCGGTTCCACCGCGGCGTCGCTGAGCGAGGACCCGGATCTGCTGGCCGCGATCCAGGCGGCGATCGACGACGGCAACGCCGCGGTGTCGAAGGCGGAATCGGTGCGGAAGTTCCGCATTCTGTCCTCCCAGTTCACGGAGGATTCGGGCCACCTGACGCCCTCGCTGAAGCTGAAGCGGAACGTGGTGGCGAAGGACTACGCGCACGAGGTCGAGGCGATCTACGCGAAGTGA